From the genome of Saccharomyces eubayanus strain FM1318 chromosome X, whole genome shotgun sequence, one region includes:
- the EFM3 gene encoding protein-lysine N-methyltransferase, translating into MDEDLFYDRLHQRCPREYLLKELETNEHAVILNVSRFINEMERVQATNAYYCKTIIKALLDNDWIFSKALTMADEDEDGPEISDYLYEKYIELLSTGKPDPTMKEIIRYRFDGTVKISIEETPNLISAASTTGFRTWEAALYMGDFLMHEPLLEFVNEDDKKKLNVLEIGAGTGIVSLVLLRKYCEYVSKMYVTDGDSDLVETQLRRNFELNNAWREQGPDIRLQRLWWGSDRVPDELDLVVAADVTYDSTIFPELCQCLAECLATSQCKMCLLSATIRSDSTDEEFARECHKVGLKYTVVTSTEDDKNSEARMVENLLFKPLIAPIRIYKVVSETIE; encoded by the coding sequence ATGGACGAAGACCTTTTTTATGATAGATTGCACCAACGGTGCCCGCGAGAGTACTTACTGAAGGAGTTAGAGACGAACGAGCACGCTGTTATTCTGAATGTTTCGAGATTCATCAACGAAATGGAACGAGTGCAAGCTACAAACGCATATTACTGCAAGACGATAATCAAAGCTCTTTTGGACAATGACTGGATTTTTAGCAAAGCTCTCACAATGGcagacgaagacgaagacggTCCCGAAATATCCGATTATCTCTATGAGAAGTACATCGAACTTTTGAGCACGGGCAAACCAGACCCAACGATGAAAGAGATCATAAGGTACAGGTTTGATGGAACCGTGAAGATCAGCATCGAAGAAACGCCGAATTTGATCAGTGCGGCCAGTACCACGGGATTCAGAACGTGGGAAGCTGCGCTATACATGGGAGACTTCCTCATGCACGAGCCGCTACTAGAATTTGTGAATGAAGAcgacaagaagaagttgaacgTTCTCGAGATCGGTGCCGGAACAGGCATTGTAAGTCTCGTTCTCTTGCGGAAGTATTGCGAATACGTGAGCAAGATGTACGTAACGGACGGCGACTCGGACCTGGTGGAGACGCAGCTTAGAAGGAATTTCGAGTTGAACAATGCCTGGCGTGAGCAGGGGCCAGACATCAGACTGCAAAGACTATGGTGGGGTAGCGACAGAGTCCCCGACGAACTGGACCTGGTGGTCGCAGCAGACGTTACATACGACTCGACGATCTTCCCTGAACTGTGCCAGTGCTTGGCCGAATGCCTTGCCACAAGCCAATGTAAAATGTGCTTACTGTCCGCGACGATCAGAAGCGACTCCACCGACGAAGAGTTTGCCCGAGAGTGCCATAAAGTCGGGTTGAAGTACACCGTGGTAACGAGCACCGAGGATGATAAGAACAGCGAGGCCCGGATGGTGGAAAACCTGCTCTTTAAACCTTTGATTGCGCCCATTCGAATTTACAAGGTAGTGAGTGAGACAATAGAATAA
- the STR2 gene encoding cystathionine gamma-synthase, whose product MISRTVGESIPPNTKHAVSVCLPTWEATVGYEEGESDIINSLTTGYPRFFVHKSIKKLCEVLCAKYSMENETCLCFPSYKIANRCREFIKVKTGLSTKVRILQLCTPKPMNQEEKLWRRECKITVVFVDQEIFPVMKQYWQHTGEIVSSRMAEYILHELEVKENLKSTGTASNIRKYAAEDESRVNEEYVETRFGRNLNFLAADKAKFLIRKRIATKVVEKLDSESVSDLFSFEHYNEGNGPFNAGSGEPFGESQLNSDVPAETFNSTGESSTSSTFEDISRDDLNYHVNPNTDVYLFPSGMASIFTAHRLLLNLDANRLSRSSNRQDKLIGYGPPFKKTVMFGFPYTDTLSILRKFNHTHFLGQGDSTSMDALKKILHSGEQILAVFIEAPSNPLLKMGDLQELKRLSDLYSFYIVVDETVGGFVNIDVLPFADIVCSSLTKIFSGDSNVIAGSLVLNPRGKIYEFARKFMKTEDGYEDCLWCEDALCLERNSRDFVERTIKVNTNTDVLLTKVLLPQVGKLFKKIYYPSLTSEETKKNYDNVMSTKDGGYGGLFSLTFFNMEEAKKFFNNLELCKGPSLGTNFTLACPYAIIAHYQELDEIAQYGVEKNLVRVSVGLENSDVLCKVFQQAIDKALEE is encoded by the coding sequence ATGATATCTAGAACAGTAGGTGAGTCGATTCCACCCAACACGAAGCACGCCGTATCGGTGTGTTTACCGACATGGGAAGCCACAGTGGGCTATGAAGAAGGTGAGAGCGACATCATAAACTCGCTTACTACCGGCTACCCAAGATTCTTCGTTCACAAGTCAATCAAGAAACTGTGCGAAGTTTTGTGTGCTAAGTATTCTATGGAAAATGAGACTTGCCTTTGTTTCCCGTCTTATAAGATTGCTAATAGGTGCAGAGAGTTCATTAAAGTGAAAACAGGTCTTTCAACAAAAGTACGCATCTTACAGCTGTGCACACCTAAGCCCATGAACCAAGAGGAGAAACTTTGGAGGAGGGAATGCAAGATTACGGTGGTATTTGTGGACCAGGAGATCTTTCCGGTAATGAAACAGTACTGGCAGCATACTGGTGAAATTGTATCCAGTAGAATGGCCGAATACATCCTACACGAGTTGGAAGTCAAGGAAAACTTGAAGAGTACGGGCACAGCTAGCAATATTAGAAAATACGCggctgaagatgaaagcAGAGTAAACGAAGAATACGTTGAAACGAGATTTGGTagaaatttgaatttcctGGCAGCTGATAAAGCTAAGTTTCtaataaggaaaagaatCGCTACAAAAgttgttgaaaaactaGATTCAGAAAGCGTGTCGGACTTGTTCTCATTTGAACATTATAACGAAGGCAACGGTCCCTTCAATGCCGGGAGTGGAGAGCCGTTCGGCGAAAGCCAATTGAACTCTGACGTTCCTGCTGAAACATTCAACTCCACGGGAGAGAGCAGTACAAGCAGTACTTTTGAAGACATATCTAGGGACGACTTAAACTATCACGTCAATCCGAACACGGATGTTTACTTGTTCCCTAGTGGGATGGCGTCCATTTTCACTGCCCACAGGCTGCTGTTGAACCTTGATGCTAACCGCTTATCAAGATCCTCTAATAGGCAGGACAAGCTGATTGGGTATGGCCCCCCCTTCAAAAAGACGGTTATGTTTGGATTCCCATACACAGATACGTTGAGTATTCTTCGAAAATTCAATCACACGCACTTCTTGGGACAGGGTGATTCGACATCAATGGacgctttgaaaaagattttaCATTCTGGCGAACAAATACTGGCAGTGTTTATTGAGGCGCCATCAAACCCGCTATTGAAAATGGGAGATTTACAAGAACTGAAAAGACTCTCGGATCTATATTCGTTTTATATAGTGGTCGATGAAACTGTTGGCGGGTTTGTCAATATCGACGTATTGCCCTTTGCTGACATTGTTTGTAGTTCTTTGACCAAGATCTTCAGTGGTGATTCGAATGTTATTGCAGGATCCTTAGTGCTGAACCCTAGGGGCAAGATTTATGAATTTGCTAGAAAGTTTATGAAAACTGAAGACGGATACGAAGATTGTCTATGGTGTGAAGATGCCTTATgtttggaaagaaattcaagagATTTTGTAGAACGGACAATCAAAGTCAATACGAACACTGATGTATTGTTAACGAAGGTATTGCTACCACAAGTGGGAAAgttgttcaagaaaatctaCTACCCTAGTTTAACATCAGAggaaaccaagaagaattatGACAACGTTATGTCTACAAAAGATGGTGGTTATGGTGGCTTGTTTTCattgacttttttcaatatggAGGAGgcaaaaaagtttttcaacaatCTGGAACTATGTAAAGGACCGTCTTTGGGTACGAACTTTACGTTGGCATGCCCGTATGCCATTATAGCACATTACCAGGAATTGGACGAAATAGCCCAATAtggagttgaaaaaaatctcgTAAGAGTCAGTGTAGGCTTAGAAAATAGCGATGTTTTATGTAAGGTCTTTCAGCAAGCTATTGATAAAGCTTTGGAAGAATGA
- the MNS1 gene encoding mannosyl-oligosaccharide 1,2-alpha-mannosidase — translation MRGLVATIIAIVATIYYVPWKAYFKQKPEASREMRDRIETMFLASWMDYSKYGWGYDIYGPIDHSFRNMPRGGQPLGWIIVDSLDTLMLMYNSSALHKSEFEAEILKSEHWIDTVLDFDIDAEVNVFETTIRMLGGLLSAYHYSEQFEVGNKTVYLNKAIDLGDRLALAFISTQKGIPYSSVNLHSGQAIKNHVNGGASSTAEFTTLQMEFKYLAYLTENSTYWKMVERVYEPLYKTNDLLNVYDGLVPIYTFPNTGRFSGFNIRFGSRGDSFYEYLLKQYLLTHETLYYDLYRKSMDGMKKHLLARSKPSFLSYIGERERGLNGVFSSKMDHLVCFMGGLLASGATEGLPVHEARRRPFWDTDRENDWDLAKELTNTCYQMYNQTPSGLAPEIVVFNQGKAAPRSWWQSSLGDFFVKPFDKHNMQRPETVESIMFMYQLSRDKKYRQWGAEITSSFYDNTCVSCNDAKLRRFASLSDCITLPTKKTNNMESFWLAETLKYLYILFLDDFDLTKVVFNTEAHPFPVLDKEVLKSQHLTTGWSL, via the coding sequence ATGCGGGGTCTCGTTGCTACCATTATTGCTATCGTAGCAACCATCTATTACGTGCCATGGAAAGCTTATTTTAAACAGAAGCCAGAGGCCTCCAGAGAGATGAGAGATCGAATCGAAACCATGTTCTTGGCGTCGTGGATGGACTATTCCAAGTATGGCTGGGGTTATGACATTTACGGCCCGATTGACCACTCTTTTCGCAATATGCCCCGTGGCGGTCAGCCGCTGGGTTGGATTATTGTGGATTCATTGGACACGTTGATGCTAATGTATAATTCTTCCGCACTACACAAAAGTGAATTCGAGGCTGAAATCCTGAAATCAGAACACTGGATAGATACTGTCTTGGATTTTGATATCGATGCGGAGGTTAATGTTTTCGAGACCACCATTAGAATGCTTGGCGGGTTATTATCTGCCTACCACTACTCTGAACAGTTTGAAGTGGGTAACAAAACTGTTTACTTGAACAAGGCCATTGATTTGGGGGATAGGCTTGCTTTAGCGTTTATATCCACCCAAAAGGGAATTCCATACTCCAGCGTAAACCTTCACAGTGGCCAGGCTATTAAGAATCATGTTAATGGTGGGGCGTCATCCACGGCAGAGTTTACAACATTACAAATGGaatttaaatatttggcATACTTGACAGAGAATAGCACTTATTGGAAGATGGTGGAGCGTGTTTATGAACCATTATACAAAACCAATGATCTTTTAAATGTCTACGATGGATTAGTGCCAATATACACATTCCCAAACACTGGTAGATTCAGTGGGTTTAATATTAGATTTGGCTCTAGGGGTGACTCGTTCTATGAATATTTGCTGAAACAATATCTATTGACGCATGAAACGCTTTATTATGATTTATATAGAAAGTCGATGGATGGTATGAAAAAACATTTGCTAGCACGTTCCAAACCTTCTTTCCTATCTTACATTGGCGAAAGAGAGCGAGGTCTTAACGGtgtgttttcttcaaagatggACCACCTCGTTTGTTTCATGGGTGGTTTATTGGCATCTGGTGCCACTGAAGGCCTTCCTGTTCATGAGGCCCGCAGAAGGCCATTCTGGGATACTGACAGGGAAAATGACTGGGATTTGGCTAAAGAGTTAACGAATACATGTTACCAAATGTACAATCAAACTCCTTCAGGGCTAGCTCCtgaaattgttgttttcaatcAGGGAAAAGCAGCACCAAGAAGTTGGTGGCAGTCGTCACTGGGTGATTTCTTTGTAAAGCCCTTCGATAAACATAATATGCAAAGACCGGAAACGGTGGAATCAATCATGTTTATGTACCAATTATCCCGTGATAAAAAATACCGTCAATGGGGTGCTGAAATTACATCCAGCTTCTACGATAATACTTGTGTCAGTTGTAACGATGCGAAATTGAGACGCTTCGCAAGTTTAAGTGATTGCATCACATTGcctacaaaaaaaactaacaaCATGGAGAGTTTTTGGTTGGCGGAGACTTTAAAgtacttatatatattgtttttggaTGACTTTGATTTGACTAAAGTTGTATTCAACACAGAAGCTCATCCCTTCCCAGTGCTGGATAAGGAGGTATTAAAGTCTCAACATTTGACCACAGGGTGGTCATTATAG
- the RSF2 gene encoding Rsf2p → MFANGNQSNFAKPAGHGILPIPKKSRIIKTDKPRPFLCPTCTRGFVRQEHLKRHQHSHTREKPYLCIFCGRCFARRDLVLRHQQKLHAALVGTGHLQHMAPSPSPSASFAPKRRHSVTADDPSDLHIIKIAGNKETILPTPKNLTGKTPEELKEAVVALAKSSNLDFPTPTPSTSSEQAEMAPRKTNSLALHHAKEAGVKDVPIHSASSGDILEKVRTPSTPSSMHKTKRHASFSASSAMTYMSNDNSPRHTITNFELIEEAPHQVGFSTPQMTAKQLMETVSELDMPPLTLDDSSQAIKFNLNLFNNDASEQQQQQQLRSTSATIVNSNNGSTIATPGVYLLSSGPSLSDLLTMHSTHAGAGGYTASHHSPLDLGCFNHNKRTSSEFNLPSSFSHSIASNSITASNSFSNLANQSYREMSNEKPLASLSPRHPPTSVSDSSSTVHFNASTNNSLEPMMGFNDNDSNVDPATINDQWLSDFINNADQKSGFKINFNHFNDIGFTYSPPSSRSSIPSKSHPNQSASSVGSSNSEKNTLSPHLNLTSNGNTDLPVTPQNQLKEPSQSDSISLSSHKRRRDSIMMDYNISNLFSSRQLDMSKALFDTGLNNANADDDNLTLSYTNNANSTATYKQLPAVTPSDLLSPFSVPPTSQAVFTSELRSMVLTDNNIESKAFPTVGELNDYVAYYKEEFHPFFSFIHLPSVAPDMDIYPLLLSISMIGALYGLHSTHAKVLANVANTQIKKSLKASEAAPETTPLWVIQTFVLLTFYGIFNKNASVIKGMSCQLMTIIRLLKSTRLNLPLESICQPPIESDHVMEYENSPLMFSKIKAQYTSPDQMNKNYQYFILAQSRIRTCHAVLLLSNLFSSLVGINCCFHSIDLKCGVPCYKEELYRCQDSDEWTKLLSQYKITLDSKFSLIELSNGNEAYENCLRFLSSGDGFFYKHARISLSTCLSLLISIHEKILIERNNARIGDNDDNIELDDIEWKITSRQRIDTMLNYWENLYLKNGGILTPTENSIPTINANPAMRLIIPLYLFAKMRRCLDLAHVIKKIWLKDWSNMNKALEEVCYDMDSLREATEYALSLVDTWTFFLSYLKRDNCLVFKTAVFTTTCMFTAVLVISEYMKCIEDWAREYNASNPNSTTLSFADRILWLGAEKVLKRLQMNLIPKEYDILKSYTDFLRWQDKDALDLSALDEAQAERAMDPSTDINETIQMIIATSLSSKCLYLGVRILGDAPIWPITLSFAHALQSRAIYSVTKKKNIRI, encoded by the coding sequence ATGTTTGCTAACGGTAATCAGTCTAATTTCGCCAAGCCTGCTGGCCACGGCATACTACCCATCCCGAAGAAGTCTCGGATTATCAAGACTGACAAGCCGAGACCGTTCTTGTGTCCCACGTGCACAAGGGGATTTGTCAGACAGGAGCATTTGAAGAGACACCAGCATTCGCACACCCGTGAAAAACCGTATCTTTGTATCTTTTGCGGTAGGTGTTTTGCTCGTAGAGATCTAGTGCTTAGACACCAGCAGAAACTACACGCCGCTCTTGTAGGGACGGGTCACCTGCAGCACATGGCCCCGTCACCGAGCCCCAGTGCTTCGTTCGCCCCCAAGCGCCGCCATTCAGTGACTGCAGACGACCCGTCTGACCTTCACATCATTAAAATAGCCGGGAACAAGGAAACAATTCTGCCCACCCCGAAGAACCTTACCGGCAAGACCCCTGAAGAGCTGAAGGAGGCCGTGGTGGCTCTGGCCAAGTCAAGTAACCTGGACTTCCCCACCCCGACCCCTTCGACGAGCAGCGAACAAGCAGAAATGGCTCCCAGGAAGACAAATTCTCTAGCGTTGCACCACGCTAAAGAAGCTGGGGTGAAAGACGTACCGATCCATTCTGCATCCAGTGGTGACATTCTCGAGAAAGTACGCACCCCTTCCACCCCATCCTCCATGCACAAGACGAAAAGACACGCGTCCTTTTCTGCGTCTAGTGCGATGACTTACATGTCCAACGACAACAGTCCTCGCCATACTATCACCAACTTCGAACTCATCGAAGAAGCTCCGCATCAGGTCGGATTCTCCACTCCTCAAATGACTGCCAAGCAACTCATGGAAACCGTTTCCGAACTGGATATGCCCCCACTGACTCTAGACGATTCGTCGCAGGCCATCAAGTTTAATTTGAACTTGTTTAACAATGATGCTTCTgagcagcaacagcaacagcagctGCGCTCCACCTCCGCTACTATCGTAAACAGCAACAATGGCAGCACCATTGCTACGCCCGGTGTTTACCTTTTGAGCAGCGGCCCCTCTTTGTCAGATCTCCTAACGATGCACTCCACGCATGCGGGTGCAGGCGGGTACACAGCAAGCCACCATTCGCCATTAGATTTGGGTTGTTTCAACCATAATAAACGGACGTCTTCAGAATTTAACCTGCCTTCGAGTTTCTCGCATAGTATAGCATCGAACTCCATTACTGCTTCTAACAGTTTCAGCAATTTGGCGAACCAATCCTATAGGGAAATGAGCAATGAGAAACCACTCGCGTCGCTATCTCCAAGACATCCGCCAACAAGCGTGTCAGATTCGTCCTCCACGGTGCATTTCAACGCTAGCACCAATAATTCATTGGAACCGATGATGGGATTTAACGACAATGATAGTAATGTCGATCCGGCTACCATAAACGATCAATGGTTGTCTGATTTCATCAACAACGCCGATCAAAAATCCGGCttcaaaattaattttAACCATTTCAATGATATCGGCTTTACTTATTCTCCGCCTTCTTCAAGGTCATCAATACCAAGCAAATCGCACCCAAACCAGTCTGCCTCCTCAGTTGGGTCATCTAACTCAGAAAAGAACACATTATCACCTCATTTGAACTTGACCTCAAACGGGAACACGGATTTACCAGTTACACCACAAAACCAATTAAAGGAGCCTTCCCAATCAGATTCAATATCCCTGAGCTCCCATAAGAGACGTCGGGATAGCATTATGATGGACTATAACATATCCAATCTTTTCAGCTCGAGACAATTGGATATGTCAAAAGCTTTATTTGATACAGGGCTAAACAACGCTAACGCCGACGACGATAATCTCACTTTATCATATACTAATAACGCTAATTCCACTGCGACGTACAAACAATTGCCAGCGGTAACACCTTCAGACTTGTTGTCCCCATTTTCTGTTCCTCCAACCTCACAAGCAGTTTTTACTAGCGAACTAAGAAGTATGGTGTTAACAGATAACAACATCGAATCGAAAGCTTTCCCCACAGTCGGTGAATTGAATGATTACGTTGCTTACTATAAAGAGGAATTCCATcccttcttctcctttatTCATCTTCCTTCTGTCGCACCCGACATGGACATTTATCCCTTGTTACTATCTATCTCTATGATCGGTGCATTATATGGGCTCCATTCAACGCATGCCAAAGTATTGGCCAATGTTGCAAACAcccaaataaaaaagagtttAAAAGCAAGTGAAGCAGCCCCAGAAACGACACCGTTATGGGTTATTCAAACATTTGTACTATTGACGTTTTATGGTATTTTTAACAAGAACGCATCTGTGATAAAAGGGATGAGTTGTCAGCTGATGACAATTATTCGTCTTTTGAAATCCACGCGGTTGAATTTACCGTTAGAGTCAATTTGCCAACCCCCCATCGAGAGCGATCACGTCATGGAATATGAAAACAGCCCTCTTATGTTTTCGAAAATTAAAGCGCAATATACTTCGCCGGACcaaatgaacaaaaactATCAGTATTTCATTTTGGCACAGTCAAGAATCAGAACGTGCCACGCagtgttgttgttgtccaatttgttttcttctttggttggTATTAACTGTTGTTTCCATTCAATTGACTTGAAATGTGGTGTTCCTTGCTACAAGGAGGAACTGTATCGATGCCAAGACTCCGATGAATGGACAAAATTATTATCCCAATACAAGATCACATTGGATTCAAAATTCTCATTGATTGAGTTATCTAACGGTAATGAAGCATACGAAAATTGTTTAAGGTTCCTGTCCAGTGGCGACGGTTTCTTTTATAAACATGCCAGGATCTCATTGAGTACATGTCTTTCCTTACTGATATCTATTCATGAGAAAATCCTAATCGAAAGAAATAATGCCAGAATTGGTGATAACGATGATAACATCGAGCTAGATGATATTGAATGGAAGATCACTTCAAGACAACGGATAGATACAATGTTAAATTATTGGGAAAATctgtatttgaaaaatggcgGTATCTTAACACCCACCGAAAATAGTATTCCAACGATAAATGCTAATCCAGCAATGAGGCTAATCATTCCGCTATATCTATTTGCCAAAATGAGAAGATGCTTGGATTTGGCGCATGttataaaaaagatttgGCTAAAGGATTGGTCCAATATGAACAAAGCTCTGGAGGAGGTTTGTTATGACATGGATTCGCTGAGAGAAGCTACAGAATATGCCTTAAGTTTAGTAGATACATGGACTTTTTTCCTCTCGTACCTTAAACGGGATAATTGCTTGGTCTTTAAGACTGCAGTTTTCACTACCACATGCATGTTCACTGCTGTACTAGTCATTTCAGAGTATATGAAATGCATCGAGGACTGGGCACGCGAATACAACGCTAGTAACCCTAATTCAACAACATTGAGTTTCGCAGACAGGATCTTATGGTTGGGGGCAGAGAAAGTCTTGAAAAGATTACAAATGAACCTGATACCGAAAGAGTATGACATTTTAAAGTCGTATACCGATTTTCTAAGATGGCAAGATAAGGATGCGTTAGATTTATCAGCATTGGATGAAGCGCAAGCAGAGAGAGCCATGGATCCTAGTACCGATATAAATGAGACGATTCAAATGATTATCGCAACAAGCCTATCCTCCAAGTGTCTGTATTTGGGTGTTAGAATACTGGGTGACGCACCAATCTGGCCCATTACTCTATCGTTCGCTCATGCATTGCAATCTAGAGCCATATATAGCgttacaaaaaaaaaaaacattagAATTTAG